TTTCTATCAAGAGCTCATCACGTTGGCCGATAGCGGTGAACACGATAAAGCGCTGCAGGTAGTGCGTAGTTACGGTATTGCTACTAGTGAAGTGTGGAAGCGCCTGCGTGAAACCATGCCAAGTGATATTATGGAAGCAGACTAAGTTTTAGTTACTAATAGTAAAAAGCTCCGCATTGCGGAGCTTTTTGGTTTTAGGCTACCTTGGCTTCTAGGTAGTTAATGATGTCGTTAGACTCGTATAACCATTCTACTTTGTCGCCATTTTCAATGCGTAAACAAGGCACTTTTCTTGAACCGCCTTGGGTTACCAATTCTTCAAGATATTCTGGCTGCGCCTTAATATCACGTAAGCCAATACTTAAACCATTACGTTTCATCGAGCGACGTACTTTTACGCAAAATGGGCAAGCCGGCAGCTGATATAGGTGTAAACCTTGGGTTTTTTGATCAATTACCGCCTGCTCCTCAGCACTTCTTTTTACGCCCTTAGGGGAAAATACTGCGTTAAGTAACAATATAATGCGGCCTAAAATCCAACGAACTAGTTTCATTATTACAACCTTGCTAACAATTTGCGGCTGAGTTTAACACAATCAGTGCTCAGCAAAAGCCTTACTAAAACACCAATGTAGTAATGCCCAGCACCAAAAACAAAATAGCAGTAACACGGTGAATTAGAGTCATAGGCAATTTCTCTACGCCAAGCTTACCCAGCAGCACTACTGGCACGTTGGCTAAGCACATTCCTATAGTAGTGCCGGTAATTACCATAAACATCGAGTCATACTTGGCTGCTAAAATCACAGTCGCAACCTGGGTTTTGTCGCCAATCTCGGCAATAAAAAACAAGATGAGCGAGGCCAAAAAGGGGCCGTATTTGAGTAGTTTGTTATCGTCTTCATCTATTTTATCTGGCACTAATACCCAAAGCGCCATGGCAATAAATGATAAGCCAACTAGCCAACGTAAAATCTCAGGGTTTAGCCATTGCTGCACTAACGAGCCAAACCAAGCTGCGGCTGCATGGTTAAGTAGAGTTGCGATAATAATACCGGCAATAATTGGCAGAGGTTTTTTGAATTTGCAGGCGAGCAGAAGAGCAAGCAGTTGAGTTTTATCGCCTATCTCGGCAATGGCTACGGCAGTAATTGAAGTGAATAAAGCTTCCATTGGATCTCTTAATAAGAGGCGAGCAGATAAACCAATGCACATAACGCCGCTCACCTCTAAATAGCGTTAATGTGCATTTGGTCTTGCTAGGCCAGTGTTGGCTGCATTTACCATAGTGATGAGCACTAAGTATGTTGATAAATGCCCCATACCTTATTGATATGGGCAGCTACTCCCCAAAAGCGCGAAGAATATACCTAAAAGCCCTACCAAAGGCAATGGTTTAACCACCTATGCGTTTAGTTTTGTAATCTTTCTGCTTAAGCCAAACCTCTAGCTTGTCGCGCTGGTCACCTTGGATCTCGATAACATAATCTTTAACGCTACCACCAACGCCACAGTGTTTTTTCATCTCTTTAGTTAAGGTCTTAAGTTCAGCTTCTGCTAAACCAAAGCCAGTTAAGCAGGTAACTCCTTTGCCTTTTCTGCCTTTAGTTTCTCTACGCAGTTTAATAGTACCGTCTGCTTCAGGCACTTGTTCGGCTTGTTGCTCTGGTTCAATGCGGCCTTGGTCTGTTGAGTAAACCAGTTGCGAAAGTTGGTCTTTGAATGACATCTTCAATCTACCTTATACATATGTTGCGCTGATGGTAGCGTATTTAATGAGGCGGTTTCAAAAAATAGCCTTAAAAATTTCTCACAAAAAAAACAAGCTATGCAAATGCCTTTGATTTAGATCAACACGGAACAGTGATGTGTGTCGCACAATAAAATCAAATGAAAATCATTATTATTTAGACTTAGGTATGGAGGTTCCATGTCATTGGATGAAATAGCCACTGGTCAAAAGGCCCAAATATTGAGCCTGAAGGGCTTACCCCGAGCAATGCGCAAAAAGCTTATGTCATTGGGTATTTTGCCCAATACTACCTTAACCATTGTAAGACGTGCTCCACTAGGGGACCCAATCCAAGTTTCTGCACCTGGAATTAACCTTGCGCTAAGCAATGGCCAAGCCAAAGCGATTGAGGTGGATAGTCTATGAACAAACATATGATAGCCACCGTAGGTAATCCTAATAGCGGTAAAAGTACCTTGTTTAACGCTTTAACCGGCAGTAAACAAAAAGTAGGTAACTTTAGCGGGATAACTGTAGACAAAAAGTCTGGCTGGATCCGCCAAGCCGACTGGCAAGCAGAAGTCGTAGACTTACCCGGTGTGTACAACATTGATCCGCAGCTTGATAAAAGCTCACTAGATGAGCGGATTGCTTGTGAGTTTTTACAGTCTGAGCCGCTCGACCTAGTGATTAATGTGATTGATGCTAGCGCAGTAGAGCGTAGCCTGTATTTAAGTATTCAGCTTAAAGAGCTTGGCTTACCAGTGGTGCTGGTTCTTAATAAAATGGACACTGCAAAAGCTAAGCTACTTAATATTAAAGTGAAGCAGTTTAGTGAGCAGTTTAAGTTGCCTGTTGTATGCTTGTCAGCCACCTCTAAAAAGCAAGTGAATGACTTTAAGCGTAATCTACCTAAGTTAATGGAACAAGCGCAGCAAGCGCCAGCTTTAAGCCTAGAATACACACCTGAGATTGAAGCCTTTAGCACCGAGTGGCAACAAAAACTTAGTTTAAACAAAGGCCAGGTTCTGCGCTTAATTGAGCATGACCCATGGTTAAACGAGCAGTTAGAACCCGATTTACAGCTAGAGGTGAACCAAGCGCTAGGCCAATTCTCGACGACGGACGTTGACTTGGAACTTGCCGACAGCCGCTATAGCTTTATCTACCAACTTACCCAAAGTTGTATCAGTAAAAAAGGCCAGTTAAGCCGCGACTATTCTGAGCTATTAGATAAAGTATTGCTTAACCGTTGGATAGGCATTCCGGCCTTTTTAGGTGTTATGTACCTGATGTTTATGTTCGCCATTAATGGTGGTGCAGTGTTTATCGACTTTTTCGATATTACAGCGGGTACCATTTTTGTTGATGGGGTGAGCGAACTGTTAGCCAGTGTTGGTGCGCCGGAATGGGCGAGCATTGTATTGGCGAGTGGAGTAGGGGTAGGCATACAAACCGTAGCAACCTTTATTCCTGTAATTGCTTGTTTGTATCTGTTTTTAGCCTTGTTAGAAAGCTCAGGTTACTTAGCGCGTGCTGCGTTTGTTGTAGACCGCGCTATGCAAGTTATCGGCTTACCCGGTAAAGCATTTGTGCCAATGCTAATGGGCTTTGGTTGTACCGTGCCGGCCATTATGGCTACTCGAGTATTAGAAAAACACCGTGAACGGGTGCTTACCTCAGCAATGAGTCCGTTTATGTCTTGTGGTGCACGCTTACCAGTATATGCCTTGTTTGTTGCTGCGTTTTTCCCCGAGCAAGGGCAGAACATGGTGTTTGCTCTTTATATTGTGGGCATTATCGCCGCGATTATTACCGGTTTGCTGCTTAAGTACACTCTGCTACCTGGTACAGCTCAAGACTCGGTATTAGAGCTGCCAGACTATCAGTTCCCAACAGTGTTTGGGGTACTATTGCTTACTTGGCAAAAAGTGCGAGGCTTTATTGTTGGCGCCGGTAAAACCATTGTTTTAGTGGTAGCGATATTAAGTGTTCTTAATCACGTTGGTACCGGCGGTGAGTTGGATGCTGAAGGTCAAGAGCACTCGATATTAGCCCGCGCTAGTCAGTTTGTTACGCCGGTA
The Agarivorans aestuarii DNA segment above includes these coding regions:
- a CDS encoding TMEM165/GDT1 family protein, which codes for MEALFTSITAVAIAEIGDKTQLLALLLACKFKKPLPIIAGIIIATLLNHAAAAWFGSLVQQWLNPEILRWLVGLSFIAMALWVLVPDKIDEDDNKLLKYGPFLASLILFFIAEIGDKTQVATVILAAKYDSMFMVITGTTIGMCLANVPVVLLGKLGVEKLPMTLIHRVTAILFLVLGITTLVF
- a CDS encoding translation initiation factor, whose product is MSFKDQLSQLVYSTDQGRIEPEQQAEQVPEADGTIKLRRETKGRKGKGVTCLTGFGLAEAELKTLTKEMKKHCGVGGSVKDYVIEIQGDQRDKLEVWLKQKDYKTKRIGG
- a CDS encoding glutaredoxin family protein, with amino-acid sequence MKLVRWILGRIILLLNAVFSPKGVKRSAEEQAVIDQKTQGLHLYQLPACPFCVKVRRSMKRNGLSIGLRDIKAQPEYLEELVTQGGSRKVPCLRIENGDKVEWLYESNDIINYLEAKVA
- a CDS encoding FeoA family protein; amino-acid sequence: MSLDEIATGQKAQILSLKGLPRAMRKKLMSLGILPNTTLTIVRRAPLGDPIQVSAPGINLALSNGQAKAIEVDSL
- the feoB gene encoding Fe(2+) transporter permease subunit FeoB, with product MNKHMIATVGNPNSGKSTLFNALTGSKQKVGNFSGITVDKKSGWIRQADWQAEVVDLPGVYNIDPQLDKSSLDERIACEFLQSEPLDLVINVIDASAVERSLYLSIQLKELGLPVVLVLNKMDTAKAKLLNIKVKQFSEQFKLPVVCLSATSKKQVNDFKRNLPKLMEQAQQAPALSLEYTPEIEAFSTEWQQKLSLNKGQVLRLIEHDPWLNEQLEPDLQLEVNQALGQFSTTDVDLELADSRYSFIYQLTQSCISKKGQLSRDYSELLDKVLLNRWIGIPAFLGVMYLMFMFAINGGAVFIDFFDITAGTIFVDGVSELLASVGAPEWASIVLASGVGVGIQTVATFIPVIACLYLFLALLESSGYLARAAFVVDRAMQVIGLPGKAFVPMLMGFGCTVPAIMATRVLEKHRERVLTSAMSPFMSCGARLPVYALFVAAFFPEQGQNMVFALYIVGIIAAIITGLLLKYTLLPGTAQDSVLELPDYQFPTVFGVLLLTWQKVRGFIVGAGKTIVLVVAILSVLNHVGTGGELDAEGQEHSILARASQFVTPVFGPMGIEQDNWPATVGIVTGLFAKEAVIGTLNSLYADPEEEAEAWTYLGRFQEAGQSIVDNFNDLNYGDPLGIAIEEAEDVASAAEINEVDVGTMSQLSQHFSQASAVSFMLFILLYMPCAAAMGALVKELGLKWARLIGVWSTLLAYCTATIYYQAATWQQTPISASVLLLAMVIVLSVWVLFLKRQKAEHYDTTSA